A single genomic interval of Pirellulaceae bacterium harbors:
- a CDS encoding Xaa-Pro peptidase family protein, producing the protein MLDIDVAACRGRQQRLLNVMHQHQVDLVIVTMIEHVQYLVGPRFGWMFQPAVALAADGRVTLVAPERRLPEVHAADELIGYEAQWHSTLRNDQRHESTQILQDVLEMSRVRRLGYEFSCFTSYFSWEGLGFDIEPYLWQLRRRKDPDELARLRMAIRGTDRMYQKAREMIRPGVNEIDVFNELQSAAVREFGEPLTGTGNDYRCGARGGPPRDRPAQAGELYILDLGPAYRGYFADNARTIAVTSPTDSQCQAFEYCQQVLQHVQQVVRPGKSARELFQEAQEILDASPVGAFNHHLGHGIGLFPHESPHLNPNWDDTFEEGDVFTAEPGLYDPQLEAGIRVEDDYVVTQSGVEKLSHCPRELKL; encoded by the coding sequence ATGTTAGATATCGATGTGGCGGCCTGTCGAGGTCGGCAGCAACGATTACTGAATGTGATGCATCAACACCAAGTCGACTTGGTAATCGTGACGATGATCGAGCACGTTCAGTATCTAGTGGGGCCGCGATTTGGTTGGATGTTTCAGCCGGCGGTTGCCCTGGCAGCGGATGGTCGGGTGACGTTGGTAGCCCCCGAACGCCGCCTGCCCGAAGTTCATGCGGCAGATGAGTTGATCGGTTACGAGGCTCAATGGCATTCGACGTTGCGAAATGACCAGCGTCACGAATCGACGCAGATCCTCCAGGATGTGCTCGAGATGTCCCGTGTACGACGTTTGGGATACGAGTTTAGCTGTTTTACCAGCTACTTTTCTTGGGAAGGGTTGGGTTTTGACATCGAGCCTTACCTTTGGCAGTTGAGACGACGAAAAGATCCCGATGAACTCGCTCGTCTTCGCATGGCCATTCGTGGCACCGACCGGATGTATCAAAAGGCCCGGGAGATGATCCGACCTGGCGTGAATGAAATTGATGTGTTCAACGAATTGCAGTCAGCCGCCGTACGCGAGTTCGGTGAGCCATTGACGGGAACAGGGAATGATTATCGATGTGGAGCGCGGGGGGGACCACCTCGTGATCGACCCGCGCAAGCGGGAGAACTTTATATTCTCGATCTTGGTCCGGCGTATCGCGGCTACTTTGCTGACAACGCGCGCACCATTGCTGTGACATCACCTACTGATTCACAATGCCAGGCCTTTGAATATTGCCAGCAGGTTTTGCAGCATGTTCAACAGGTTGTACGACCTGGCAAAAGCGCAAGAGAGCTGTTTCAGGAAGCGCAGGAGATCCTTGACGCGAGTCCAGTCGGTGCCTTTAACCATCATTTGGGCCACGGGATTGGCCTGTTTCCCCACGAGTCACCGCATCTAAATCCAAATTGGGATGACACCTTTGAAGAGGGAGATGTGTTTACGGCTGAGCCCGGTTTGTATGATCCTCAGCTTGAAGCAGGGATTCGCGTTGAGGACGATTATGTCGTGACCCAATCGGGTGTTGAAAAACTGAGTCACTGTCCACGTGAATTAAAGCTTTAG
- a CDS encoding YqgE/AlgH family protein, with product MNSLDGQLLIASPHLPDPNFYRSVVLIVEHESDGALGLVLNRVGTSRLEDVWQSACDSKCVMRDQLRVGGPVEGPLMVLHVESDLEGYEVVPGVFFSTERDVLEALVARDDSICRIFSGYSGWGSGQLDQEMRVGGWLTMKADARHIFEIEEETLWDTVTSSIGEEITRSALGLKHIPSDPTCN from the coding sequence ATGAATTCGCTGGATGGTCAACTGTTAATTGCGTCGCCGCATCTACCAGATCCAAATTTCTATCGGTCGGTTGTGTTGATCGTTGAACATGAATCGGATGGTGCGTTGGGGCTTGTCCTCAACCGAGTTGGAACGAGTCGTTTAGAGGACGTTTGGCAGTCTGCTTGTGATTCAAAATGTGTGATGCGAGACCAATTGCGAGTCGGAGGGCCTGTCGAGGGACCCTTAATGGTCTTGCACGTGGAGTCAGACTTGGAAGGATACGAAGTGGTGCCTGGCGTTTTCTTTTCCACGGAACGGGATGTTTTAGAAGCGTTGGTGGCCCGTGATGATTCGATCTGCAGGATCTTTAGTGGTTACTCGGGTTGGGGCAGCGGGCAGTTAGATCAAGAGATGCGAGTGGGAGGATGGCTGACAATGAAAGCTGACGCTCGTCACATCTTTGAAATCGAAGAAGAGACGCTCTGGGACACCGTGACGAGCTCGATCGGTGAAGAGATCACGCGATCTGCTCTCGGTCTCAAACACATCCCGTCTGATCCAACCTGCAATTAG
- a CDS encoding ketoacyl-ACP synthase III, with translation MQYASIGPIAVHFPSRVETNEQLASEFPEWNLDLIYTKTGIAQRYIAADDECASDLGVKAAQKLMEEQNIDPSSIDFLLLCTQTPDYPLPTTACLMQERLGLPKQTGAMDFNLGCSGFVYGTAIADGLIRTGAVKRVLLITAETYSKYIVRNDRSLRTIFSDAAAATLIEACDEPTLTGFQFGTDGSGADTLLVTEGGARPPEDAHRPRHRKRWDSALYMDGPSLMNFTIGAVPQVITDILASAQLSRDEVELYLLHQATLKMLQQLQQRLQLDDQQMPICLENCGNTVSSTLPILISDLRRQNRIRSQQHNILIGFGVGWSWAGCIWTPRET, from the coding sequence GTGCAATACGCTTCAATCGGCCCAATCGCTGTCCATTTCCCCTCGCGGGTAGAAACGAATGAACAGCTGGCAAGTGAGTTTCCCGAATGGAATTTGGACTTAATCTATACGAAAACGGGAATTGCTCAACGATACATCGCTGCTGACGACGAATGTGCGTCCGACTTGGGTGTCAAAGCCGCCCAAAAGCTCATGGAAGAGCAAAACATCGATCCGAGTTCGATCGACTTTTTGCTGCTTTGCACCCAAACTCCCGACTACCCGCTGCCAACGACCGCCTGTTTGATGCAAGAGCGACTTGGCCTCCCGAAGCAGACAGGCGCGATGGATTTCAATCTCGGCTGCTCCGGATTTGTTTACGGCACGGCAATCGCTGACGGTCTGATTCGAACCGGCGCTGTGAAACGCGTTCTGCTGATCACCGCGGAAACCTATTCCAAATACATCGTTCGAAACGATCGCAGTCTACGCACAATTTTCAGCGACGCGGCCGCAGCCACCCTGATTGAGGCTTGCGACGAACCAACGCTCACCGGCTTTCAATTTGGAACGGACGGATCGGGAGCTGACACTTTGCTGGTGACTGAAGGGGGCGCACGTCCTCCCGAAGACGCGCACCGCCCGCGTCATCGCAAACGATGGGACAGTGCGTTGTATATGGACGGCCCGAGCCTGATGAATTTCACGATCGGAGCCGTTCCGCAGGTGATCACCGATATCCTGGCAAGTGCGCAGCTATCCCGAGACGAAGTCGAACTTTATTTGCTGCATCAGGCTACGCTAAAGATGCTGCAGCAGCTTCAGCAGCGACTTCAACTCGATGATCAGCAGATGCCAATCTGCCTGGAGAATTGCGGAAACACGGTTAGCTCGACACTGCCCATTTTAATCTCTGACTTGCGTCGCCAAAACAGAATCCGATCCCAACAGCACAACATCCTGATTGGATTTGGTGTTGGCTGGTCCTGGGCAGGATGTATCTGGACGCCCAGAGAAACCTAA
- a CDS encoding DUF1570 domain-containing protein: protein MLYHANFSLEPYQQLLQEISVLQAEIPRRLRLQPARDEVYLYLFSDEKIYEKYMGHHFPGVPGRRALFIKERGPGMVFAYRSEEFAVDVRHESTHAILHSFLPMVPLWLDEGLAEYFEVPADDRLERNPHARSVRWRMRLKQVPDLRRLEQLSELSEMKRDDYRDAWAWVHFMLHGPDAVRTELRSYLLDIQNHVPPGRLSDRLGRKLPHLNQRFVEHFQ, encoded by the coding sequence ATGTTGTATCACGCAAATTTTTCGCTGGAGCCCTATCAGCAGCTCCTGCAAGAGATTTCCGTTCTCCAAGCTGAGATCCCTCGTCGCTTACGCCTGCAGCCGGCACGAGATGAAGTCTATCTCTATCTCTTCTCAGATGAAAAGATTTACGAAAAATATATGGGCCACCATTTCCCTGGAGTTCCTGGTCGTCGTGCGTTGTTTATCAAGGAACGTGGCCCCGGAATGGTTTTTGCCTATCGGAGTGAAGAATTTGCGGTCGACGTGCGGCACGAGTCAACCCACGCGATCTTGCATTCCTTCTTGCCGATGGTGCCGCTCTGGCTCGATGAAGGCTTGGCTGAATACTTCGAGGTTCCAGCGGACGATCGTTTGGAGCGGAACCCGCACGCCCGAAGTGTACGTTGGCGGATGCGACTGAAACAAGTGCCTGATCTGCGGCGGCTCGAGCAGCTTAGTGAGCTCTCGGAAATGAAAAGAGACGACTATCGAGACGCCTGGGCTTGGGTACACTTCATGCTCCATGGACCTGATGCGGTGCGAACCGAGTTGAGAAGCTATCTGCTGGATATCCAAAATCATGTTCCACCCGGCCGTTTATCTGATCGGCTCGGTCGCAAGCTCCCTCACCTGAATCAACGTTTCGTTGAGCACTTTCAATGA
- a CDS encoding serine/threonine-protein kinase encodes MDDPNRVSFTYDEHDEHDVTIDSPGRYESEALDRRVALIDGSGPAISGEIQHQRQCRLRLAAFVMFFEFGIFLARNLLWPGSQNSSLSFGVFHGLVTVMLGALGLTLCRSCSVSMVSLRVKEILIFGLPAIFLFCLQYAEMTASARQGFLPSVVSSWLLLMFTYAFLVPNRWRIASCVLGVMVVAPSGLIVWLLATDPFCQQAQNGGSTYVTNQLFSLLLGAVIAVVGVRTLRLLRYEAFEARQLGQYHLRRLIGRGGMGDVYLAEHQLMRRPCAVKVIQSDRAGDPRSLARFEREVQAISKLSHCNSVDIYDYGRTNDGTFYYVMEYLPGMSLQHLVEKHGPLPASRAIHLLVQTCDALAEAHGQALIHRDLKPANIFAAERGGVYDVAKLLDFGLAKPLISNSSAELSADGLISGSPRFMAPEQGLGADEVDARSDIYSLGAVGYYLVTGRPPFEGDKPLKVIFAHANQPVTPPSALQKGIPDDLEAVLLRCLAKDPADRFQSVDELAQALGFCQDAGQWTRRDASVWWLESERAV; translated from the coding sequence ATGGATGATCCAAACAGAGTCTCGTTCACGTACGACGAACACGACGAACACGACGTCACGATCGATTCGCCTGGACGATATGAAAGTGAAGCGTTGGATCGTCGTGTGGCTCTCATTGACGGTTCGGGGCCTGCAATTTCTGGCGAGATTCAACATCAACGGCAGTGCCGTCTGCGTCTAGCCGCTTTCGTGATGTTTTTTGAGTTTGGAATTTTTCTCGCCCGAAATCTCCTTTGGCCAGGCAGTCAAAACAGCTCCCTCTCTTTTGGGGTTTTCCACGGTCTTGTGACGGTGATGTTAGGTGCCCTTGGTTTGACCTTGTGTCGCTCTTGCTCCGTGTCGATGGTCAGCTTGAGGGTAAAAGAGATTTTGATTTTTGGGTTACCGGCCATATTTTTATTCTGTTTGCAATACGCTGAGATGACCGCATCTGCCCGACAGGGGTTCCTGCCATCGGTTGTCAGTAGCTGGCTGCTTCTGATGTTTACCTACGCATTTCTTGTCCCGAATCGTTGGAGGATTGCGTCGTGTGTGTTGGGTGTCATGGTCGTTGCCCCGAGTGGTCTTATTGTCTGGTTGTTGGCAACCGATCCATTCTGTCAACAGGCTCAAAACGGAGGCTCGACTTACGTCACGAACCAACTCTTTTCTCTTCTGTTGGGTGCGGTGATTGCTGTGGTGGGCGTACGAACACTCCGACTGCTACGGTACGAAGCATTCGAGGCTCGACAGCTGGGGCAATACCATTTGAGAAGACTTATTGGGCGAGGCGGAATGGGAGACGTTTATCTGGCAGAGCACCAGCTAATGCGTCGACCCTGTGCAGTCAAGGTGATTCAATCGGACCGGGCTGGCGATCCTCGTTCGCTGGCTCGTTTCGAGCGTGAAGTGCAGGCGATCTCGAAGCTGTCGCATTGCAACAGCGTTGACATCTACGATTACGGGCGGACTAACGACGGGACGTTTTATTATGTCATGGAATACTTGCCAGGCATGAGTTTACAGCATTTGGTAGAAAAGCATGGGCCCTTGCCCGCCTCGCGTGCGATTCATCTGTTGGTGCAAACTTGCGATGCGCTCGCCGAAGCTCATGGGCAGGCATTGATTCACCGAGACCTTAAACCGGCCAACATTTTTGCCGCCGAACGTGGCGGGGTTTACGACGTGGCGAAATTACTCGATTTTGGACTCGCCAAGCCATTAATCAGCAATTCATCGGCCGAATTGTCTGCCGATGGGCTGATCTCGGGTTCGCCGCGGTTCATGGCGCCAGAACAGGGGTTGGGAGCCGACGAAGTGGATGCTCGAAGTGACATTTATTCGTTGGGTGCTGTCGGCTACTACTTGGTGACCGGTCGTCCACCCTTTGAGGGTGACAAACCATTAAAGGTGATTTTCGCTCATGCGAATCAGCCGGTGACACCCCCTTCTGCGTTGCAGAAAGGAATCCCAGATGACCTGGAAGCTGTTCTCTTACGTTGTTTAGCTAAAGACCCGGCAGATCGTTTCCAATCGGTCGACGAATTGGCGCAAGCTCTTGGTTTCTGTCAGGATGCCGGACAATGGACACGACGAGACGCTTCTGTTTGGTGGTTAGAAAGCGAGCGGGCTGTTTAG
- the leuC gene encoding 3-isopropylmalate dehydratase large subunit produces MSTAPRTMFQKVWDKHVVHAEQGQQTILYVDLQLVHEVTSPQAFEGLRTAGRKVRRPECTVATPDHNIPTSDRHLPIADPISRQQVDTLRANCREFGIKLYDLNDNKQGIVHIIGPELGLTQPGMTIVCGDSHTATHGAFGALAFGIGTSEVEHVLATQTLLQSTPKTFELRVDGELGAGVTAKDLILYLIGQISTSGGTGYVLEYTGSAIQSLSMEERMTVCNMSIEAGARAGMIAPDDTTYEYLEGREFVPKGVDFERAVAEWRDLPSDQGAVYDRSQAYAAEDIAPQVTWGTNPGQVIPVVDPIPDPSLHSEEIEQKTAQRALDYMGIQAGKPMTELGVDRVFIGSCTNARIEDLRAAAAVVRGHRVSGKVDAMVVPGSGQVKRQAEEEGLDKVFTAAGFDWRDAGCSMCLAMNPDKLIAGERCASTSNRNFEGRQGKGGRTHLCSPAMAAAAAVSGHFVDVREWEFK; encoded by the coding sequence ATGAGTACGGCGCCTCGCACGATGTTCCAAAAGGTTTGGGATAAGCATGTTGTTCATGCGGAACAAGGTCAGCAAACGATTCTCTATGTCGATTTACAACTCGTGCATGAAGTGACGAGTCCCCAGGCATTTGAGGGACTCCGCACGGCCGGTCGAAAAGTTCGTCGGCCCGAATGCACTGTTGCTACCCCCGACCACAACATTCCAACTTCGGACCGGCATTTGCCGATTGCGGATCCCATTTCGCGACAACAAGTGGATACATTGCGAGCAAATTGCCGTGAATTCGGCATTAAGCTCTACGACTTAAACGATAACAAGCAAGGCATTGTTCACATCATCGGGCCCGAGTTGGGCCTGACACAACCGGGGATGACGATTGTTTGTGGCGATAGTCATACCGCCACGCACGGTGCGTTTGGCGCGCTGGCTTTTGGGATCGGCACGAGCGAAGTCGAGCATGTTTTGGCGACGCAAACACTTTTGCAATCAACTCCGAAGACATTTGAGTTGCGAGTTGATGGCGAGTTGGGAGCCGGTGTGACTGCCAAGGATCTGATTTTGTATCTGATTGGGCAGATCTCGACGTCCGGAGGCACCGGTTACGTGCTGGAGTACACCGGTTCAGCGATTCAGTCGCTGAGCATGGAGGAACGCATGACCGTCTGTAATATGTCGATCGAAGCAGGTGCTCGAGCTGGAATGATCGCACCCGATGACACGACTTATGAATACCTTGAGGGGCGTGAGTTCGTACCGAAGGGAGTGGATTTTGAACGGGCAGTCGCTGAGTGGCGAGATTTACCATCCGATCAAGGGGCAGTCTATGACCGGAGTCAGGCATATGCGGCGGAGGATATCGCCCCGCAAGTGACGTGGGGGACGAATCCGGGGCAAGTGATTCCGGTCGTTGATCCCATTCCTGATCCCAGTTTGCACAGCGAGGAAATTGAACAAAAAACTGCTCAAAGGGCTTTAGACTACATGGGAATACAGGCAGGAAAACCGATGACGGAACTCGGGGTTGACCGGGTCTTCATTGGGTCCTGCACGAACGCTCGCATCGAAGATCTGCGGGCGGCGGCAGCGGTCGTGCGGGGGCATCGTGTATCCGGAAAGGTCGATGCAATGGTGGTGCCCGGTAGCGGCCAGGTGAAGAGACAGGCTGAGGAAGAGGGGCTCGACAAAGTCTTTACCGCGGCCGGTTTCGATTGGCGGGACGCCGGTTGTAGCATGTGCCTCGCGATGAATCCTGACAAATTGATAGCCGGCGAACGTTGCGCCTCGACGAGCAACCGGAATTTTGAAGGTCGACAAGGAAAAGGCGGACGCACCCACCTCTGCTCACCTGCGATGGCCGCCGCCGCCGCAGTGAGCGGCCATTTTGTCGATGTGAGAGAGTGGGAATTCAAATAA
- the leuD gene encoding 3-isopropylmalate dehydratase small subunit — protein MEPFIMHKGRVATMDRANVDTDQIIPKQFLKRIERTGFGQFLFWDWRFDDDGQENPEFELNRKEFSGASILVARRNFGSGSSREHAVWALEDYGFRVVLAPSFADIFFNNCFKNGVLPVVLDEDVISDIFDRVAAKEDYHLTVSLENLQVVDSDGMCVDFEVDNARRQRMLEGLDDIAMTLQSEKLITQYEADHGIA, from the coding sequence ATGGAACCGTTCATAATGCATAAGGGACGTGTCGCTACGATGGACCGGGCGAACGTCGATACGGATCAGATTATCCCGAAACAGTTTCTCAAACGGATCGAGAGAACTGGGTTTGGACAGTTTTTGTTTTGGGATTGGCGATTTGACGATGATGGCCAGGAAAATCCTGAGTTCGAACTGAATCGCAAAGAATTTTCGGGTGCGAGTATTCTTGTCGCTCGGAGAAATTTCGGCTCCGGATCCAGTCGTGAGCATGCTGTGTGGGCACTGGAAGATTATGGGTTTCGCGTCGTGCTTGCGCCCAGCTTTGCTGACATCTTCTTCAATAACTGTTTCAAAAACGGTGTGCTACCTGTGGTGTTAGATGAAGATGTCATTAGTGACATCTTTGATCGTGTTGCAGCCAAGGAAGACTACCATCTCACCGTCAGTCTCGAGAATCTTCAAGTGGTCGATTCCGATGGAATGTGCGTTGATTTTGAAGTCGACAACGCCCGACGACAACGTATGTTGGAGGGGTTGGATGACATTGCGATGACGCTCCAAAGCGAAAAACTTATCACCCAGTACGAAGCTGATCACGGTATCGCTTAG
- a CDS encoding CAAX prenyl protease-related protein, producing the protein MTDESQPSKKTDDQPSEASDTQDASRPRGPRVFGKFAFWIVAVPFIFYLFGSMMGGYVENLRESKIRGTLDDLHHEGSDFPTEEIPLAELEKNIDPDGKFLGVLPLNKNAYPYTYIATIAGTTLLMLIFGWGYFRAPFRISFLSFVVGVVGVVVWIALAELDRNFLHLSDWMFGLIPPREAFEPLKELKGDPTWMWQFIAIRFFGLVLVVPITEEFFVRGFLMRYVEDPDWDELPLGQTQKPWIWAVPTLYGVFAHMTEPLSALVWFSMVTWLYKRTGSIWDCVIAHSITNLLLGIYIFKFEAWYLW; encoded by the coding sequence ATGACTGACGAATCACAGCCATCTAAAAAAACAGACGATCAACCGTCGGAAGCCTCCGACACTCAAGATGCATCTCGCCCACGCGGTCCACGTGTGTTTGGGAAATTCGCGTTTTGGATCGTCGCCGTGCCCTTTATCTTCTATTTGTTCGGTTCGATGATGGGCGGCTACGTTGAAAACCTTCGTGAAAGTAAGATTCGAGGAACACTTGATGATTTGCATCATGAAGGAAGTGACTTTCCGACGGAAGAAATACCGCTCGCTGAACTCGAGAAAAATATTGATCCCGATGGGAAATTCCTTGGTGTGCTGCCGCTCAATAAGAACGCCTACCCCTACACCTACATAGCGACGATCGCCGGGACGACGTTGTTGATGTTGATTTTTGGTTGGGGCTATTTTCGAGCACCTTTTCGCATTAGCTTTCTCTCATTCGTGGTTGGAGTTGTAGGGGTTGTTGTTTGGATAGCCCTTGCAGAACTTGACAGGAATTTTCTTCATTTAAGCGATTGGATGTTCGGATTAATTCCCCCGCGGGAAGCTTTTGAACCCCTCAAGGAGTTGAAGGGTGATCCCACTTGGATGTGGCAGTTCATTGCGATTCGTTTTTTCGGACTCGTACTCGTCGTGCCGATTACCGAGGAGTTTTTCGTCCGAGGTTTCTTGATGCGGTATGTGGAAGATCCCGACTGGGACGAACTGCCGCTGGGGCAAACCCAAAAACCGTGGATCTGGGCCGTTCCCACCCTGTACGGCGTTTTTGCTCATATGACCGAACCCCTTTCCGCACTAGTTTGGTTCTCGATGGTGACCTGGCTCTACAAACGCACAGGCAGCATTTGGGACTGTGTGATCGCTCATTCGATTACGAATCTCTTGCTGGGGATCTATATCTTCAAGTTTGAAGCTTGGTATCTCTGGTAG
- a CDS encoding M1 family aminopeptidase: MNALKSILSFVLLGLLGVTAFAEEKERICRFHDHSSAFAIDLHKGGLQYAPDRQVDIKHIKLDVVPDFQQQTVSGTTTLRFMPISKPLEELKLNAYDLTIGEVRSEDAVAETTNTGRHLLIRFANPIPVGKEAIVHIDHSAEPTRGLYFRTPEMGYPETDTHVWTQGEAHEAQFWFPCFDYPNERSSTEVICHVPTDMTVLSNGRRISESIDESGLKRVHWLQEKPHVNYLICLVAGHLKKLEKQHRGIPLGFYVQPSLFEHAVNSFRDTAGIMKFFESEIGVPFPWEKYDQVTILDFVAGGMENTTLTTLTHRTIFSEATENIRQSRRLDAHELAHQWFGDLLTCKDWSQLWLNEGFATYYTHLYEGHKYGHDAMLYGLYNDAKGSVLPRSKDKRPIVFKGYKNAQEQFDFRAYPKGSWVLHMLRSQLGPDLYRQCIRDYISRNELQSVVSDDLRKSFERLSGRTFDRFFDQWVYHAGSPNLKISYRWLSGDRLAKVTVEQTQAVDDHFLLFEFPTSLRFVVGDEVIDFPIQVSQKKEDFFVPLPGQPSIVRFDPEYSVLASVDFKKSDDQLMAQLKNRADMMGRLLAVEALGARKTQKSVEELQTTLNQDGFFGVRIAAAVALGKIHDDRAYQALKKSIDQPDARVRLKVVEQLGKFYRSETLELLQELLEQEQNPAIQVAAIRSLGRYSTDESRQLLIENLKSKSFRDELMGAAISAIEMQRDPKHRFALIELIQSRGDELQTRVLTAALQALAKTSQNEEDRSTELELIKPFVVHPKEKVRIGAIRALGHLRDPRAQTVLETMVVKDGPSSRVTSAAESALKQLQETKPSAPSEVVELRKQLTEMKKKSEELRTEFDEFKSKLESRDAAVNAEKANAEKANAEKANAEKANAEKANAEKANAEKANAEKEQGSQQADPADAE, from the coding sequence ATGAACGCCCTGAAGTCTATCTTGTCTTTCGTGCTGCTTGGTTTACTCGGTGTGACTGCCTTTGCGGAAGAAAAAGAGCGAATTTGTCGTTTTCACGATCACAGCTCTGCCTTCGCGATTGATCTGCACAAGGGAGGTTTGCAGTACGCCCCAGATCGCCAAGTTGACATTAAGCACATCAAGCTGGATGTGGTTCCTGATTTTCAGCAACAGACGGTATCCGGCACCACCACGCTGCGATTCATGCCAATTTCAAAGCCTTTGGAAGAACTAAAGCTGAATGCTTATGACCTGACGATCGGGGAAGTTCGTTCCGAAGATGCAGTTGCTGAAACAACGAATACGGGGCGGCATTTGCTCATTCGTTTTGCCAATCCAATTCCAGTTGGCAAGGAAGCGATTGTGCATATCGATCACTCGGCAGAACCGACTCGTGGGCTGTACTTTCGTACGCCCGAAATGGGCTACCCTGAGACAGACACACATGTGTGGACTCAGGGTGAGGCTCATGAGGCTCAATTCTGGTTTCCCTGTTTTGACTATCCTAATGAACGTTCTTCAACGGAAGTGATTTGTCATGTTCCGACTGACATGACGGTTCTTTCGAATGGGCGTCGCATTTCCGAATCGATTGATGAGTCGGGCTTGAAACGAGTGCATTGGCTGCAGGAAAAACCGCACGTCAATTATCTCATCTGTCTCGTTGCGGGGCATTTGAAAAAATTGGAGAAGCAGCATCGGGGTATACCGCTTGGGTTCTATGTCCAGCCAAGTCTCTTTGAACACGCAGTAAATTCGTTTCGTGATACGGCTGGGATCATGAAGTTTTTCGAGAGTGAGATCGGCGTGCCCTTTCCTTGGGAGAAATACGATCAGGTGACGATTCTTGATTTCGTCGCGGGGGGTATGGAAAATACCACCTTAACGACATTGACGCATCGCACTATTTTCAGCGAGGCGACAGAGAATATCCGACAGTCGCGACGCCTTGACGCTCATGAATTAGCTCATCAATGGTTCGGTGATTTGTTGACTTGTAAGGATTGGAGTCAACTTTGGCTTAACGAAGGCTTTGCTACTTATTACACCCATCTCTATGAGGGCCATAAATATGGCCACGATGCGATGCTTTACGGGTTGTATAACGATGCAAAAGGGAGTGTATTGCCACGCAGTAAGGATAAACGCCCGATCGTCTTTAAGGGTTACAAGAATGCGCAAGAGCAATTCGACTTTCGTGCTTATCCAAAAGGCAGTTGGGTTCTGCACATGCTTCGCTCGCAGTTGGGTCCGGATCTCTACCGGCAATGCATTCGTGATTACATTTCCCGCAATGAATTGCAGAGTGTCGTTTCCGATGACCTTCGGAAAAGCTTTGAACGTCTGTCGGGACGAACCTTTGATCGCTTCTTCGACCAATGGGTGTATCATGCAGGCAGTCCAAATCTGAAAATCAGCTATCGTTGGTTGTCCGGTGATCGTCTTGCGAAAGTTACCGTCGAACAGACCCAAGCTGTGGACGACCATTTCTTGTTATTTGAATTCCCAACTTCGTTGCGCTTTGTTGTGGGTGACGAGGTGATTGATTTTCCTATTCAGGTAAGCCAAAAGAAGGAAGACTTTTTCGTGCCGTTGCCGGGACAGCCATCGATCGTTCGCTTTGATCCCGAATACAGTGTTTTAGCTTCCGTGGACTTTAAAAAGTCCGACGATCAGTTGATGGCTCAATTGAAAAATAGAGCTGACATGATGGGACGATTGTTGGCGGTGGAAGCTTTGGGGGCTCGCAAAACTCAGAAATCTGTGGAAGAGTTGCAAACAACATTGAATCAGGATGGTTTCTTTGGAGTGCGAATTGCAGCGGCCGTGGCGCTTGGGAAGATTCACGATGACCGTGCCTATCAAGCCTTGAAGAAATCCATCGACCAGCCGGATGCTCGTGTTCGCTTGAAAGTGGTTGAACAGCTTGGCAAGTTCTATCGATCCGAGACTTTGGAACTGCTTCAGGAACTGCTCGAGCAGGAGCAGAATCCGGCCATTCAAGTTGCCGCCATTAGATCACTTGGACGTTACAGTACCGATGAATCCCGGCAATTGCTCATCGAAAATCTGAAATCGAAATCTTTTCGAGACGAATTGATGGGAGCAGCGATTTCAGCGATCGAGATGCAGCGAGATCCGAAGCACCGTTTTGCCTTGATTGAATTGATCCAATCGCGTGGTGATGAGTTGCAAACTCGCGTACTGACCGCCGCCTTACAGGCACTCGCGAAGACAAGCCAAAACGAAGAGGATCGAAGCACTGAGCTTGAGTTGATTAAGCCCTTTGTCGTTCATCCGAAGGAGAAGGTGAGGATCGGCGCGATCCGAGCACTTGGGCATTTGCGAGATCCGAGGGCACAAACTGTTTTGGAAACAATGGTTGTCAAAGATGGGCCTTCCAGTCGAGTGACGTCCGCTGCCGAGTCGGCACTCAAACAGTTGCAAGAGACCAAGCCTTCGGCACCTTCGGAAGTGGTTGAATTGCGGAAACAGTTAACCGAAATGAAAAAGAAGTCGGAAGAACTGCGGACTGAATTCGATGAATTTAAGTCGAAGCTTGAGAGTCGGGATGCGGCTGTCAACGCTGAGAAAGCAAACGCTGAGAAAGCAAACGCTGAGAAAGCAAACGCTGAGAAAGCAAACGCTGAGAAAGCAAACGCTGAGAAAGCAAACGCTGAGAAAGCAAACGCTGAGAAAGAACAGGGGTCGCAGCAAGCTGATCCTGCGGATGCCGAATGA